The following proteins come from a genomic window of Alosa sapidissima isolate fAloSap1 chromosome 20, fAloSap1.pri, whole genome shotgun sequence:
- the mrpl46 gene encoding 39S ribosomal protein L46, mitochondrial isoform X2, whose product MAAPCLGMVVRSMWQFRNINRASTTLLKGIRHFSGSGECSCAVKLKYETHKPASQWKLYGAVCLQRLPVVSQDPNPIEQKFLDLMQQMELERSCLSDHELRLLEDAERMSRKQEEDYDSDDEDLVNQEIVTAQDDEDAWEQKLKRFQPAGRANGAAGEDPSSLDRCLSDSLVLLVQQEVGKEKVWLLPQLQWTAGETLRQTAERALASLPGTDLKARFLGNSPCGVYKFKFPKGVQTESCVGAKVFFFKALLSSGTNPTSEKGAFVWVKKSELKGYLKPDYLRQADRFILGL is encoded by the exons ATGGCGGCGCCCTGTCTGGGAATGGTTGTCCGTTCAATGTGGCAGTTCAGAAACATCAACAGGGCATCTACAACATTGCTAAAGGGTATCCGACATTTCTCAGGCAGTGGGGAGTGCAGTTgtgccgttaaacttaaatatgAAACGCACAAACCCGCTTCCCAGTGGAAACTCTACGGCGCTGTGTGTCTGCAGAGACTACCCGTGGTCTCTCAAGATCCGAATCCCATCGAACAGAAATTTCTAGATCTCATGCAACAG ATGGAACTGGAGCGGAGCTGCCTCTCTGACCACGAGCTGCGACTGCTGGAGGATGCCGAGCGCATGAGCCGCAAGCAGGAGGAAGACTACGACTCGGACGACGAGGACCTCGTCAACCAGGAGATTGTCACGGCGCAGGACGACGAGGATGCCTGGGAGCAGAAGCTGAAACGCTTCCAGCCCGCAGGAAGGGCCAATG GGGCGGCCGGTGAGGACCCCAGCTCACTGGATCGTTGCCTGAGCGACAGCCTGGTGCTGCTGGTCCAGCAGGAGGTGGGCAAGGAGAAAGTGTGGCTACTGCCCCAGCTGCAGTGGACCGCAGGGGAGACGCTACGACAGACCGCAGAGAGGGCCTTAGCCAGCCTGCCAG GTACTGATTTAAAGGCAAGGTTCCTGGGCAACAGTCCATGCGGGGTATACAAGTTTAAATTCCCCAAAGGCGTTCAAACAGAGAGCTGCGTCGGAGCCAAAGTCTTTTTCTTCAAAGCCCTGCTTTCAAGTGGCACCAATCCCACATCTGAGAAGGGTGCCTTTGTGTGGGTGAAAAAGAGCGAACTGAAGGGGTATCTAAAGCCAGACTACCTGAGACAAGCAGACCGCTTCATCCTGGGCCTGTGA
- the mrps11 gene encoding 28S ribosomal protein S11, mitochondrial — protein MSNLTSRLSSLARCANQHILASFNMVRASVVSTESRRPICSSAIRQQESAEEATVTPKTSSREFSIYPPMPGEDSPLRWGGMKFEDLPIAHIKATYNNTHIQVTDHSGQYMARTSCGAEGFRNVKKSTPIAAQTAGISAAAKAQAKGVTFVRVVVKGLGPGRLSAIKGLTMGGLEVVSITDNTPVPHNGCRPRKARRM, from the exons ATGTCGAATTTAACGTCTAGGTTATCGAGCTTGGCGAGATGTGCAAATCAACACATTCTGGCTTCCTTTAACATGGTCAGAGCATCAGT TGTAAGTACAGAGTCTCGGAGACCCATATGTTCCAGTGCGATTAGACAACAGGAGTCGGCCGAGGAGGCTACAGTTACCCCTAAAACCAGTTCCAGAGAGTTCAG TATATATCCACCTATGCCAGGGGAGGACAGTCCtttgagatggggtgggatgaaATTTGAAGATTTACCAATtgctcacatcaaagccacatACAACAA cacacacatacaggttaCAGACCACAGTGGACAGTATATGGCTAGAACCTCCTGTGGAGCTGAAGGGTTCCGGAATGTGAAGAAGTCAACACCTATTGCCGCCCAGACAGCTGGGATCTCTGCAGCTGCA AAGGCACAGGCGAAGGGGGTGACGTTCGTGCGGGTGGTGGTCAAAGGCCTCGGCCCCGGGCGTTTG TCGGCCATCAAGGGTTTGACCATGGGGGGTCTTGAGGTGGTGTCCATCACAGACAACACCCCCGTGCCCCATAATGGCTGCCGCCCCCGTAAGGCTCGCAGGATGTGA
- the mrpl46 gene encoding 39S ribosomal protein L46, mitochondrial isoform X1, protein MAAPCLGMVVRSMWQFRNINRASTTLLKGIRHFSGSGECSCAVKLKYETHKPASQWKLYGAVCLQRLPVVSQDPNPIEQKFLDLMQQMELERSCLSDHELRLLEDAERMSRKQEEDYDSDDEDLVNQEIVTAQDDEDAWEQKLKRFQPAGRANGASPHIFNNHTPTGAAGEDPSSLDRCLSDSLVLLVQQEVGKEKVWLLPQLQWTAGETLRQTAERALASLPGTDLKARFLGNSPCGVYKFKFPKGVQTESCVGAKVFFFKALLSSGTNPTSEKGAFVWVKKSELKGYLKPDYLRQADRFILGL, encoded by the exons ATGGCGGCGCCCTGTCTGGGAATGGTTGTCCGTTCAATGTGGCAGTTCAGAAACATCAACAGGGCATCTACAACATTGCTAAAGGGTATCCGACATTTCTCAGGCAGTGGGGAGTGCAGTTgtgccgttaaacttaaatatgAAACGCACAAACCCGCTTCCCAGTGGAAACTCTACGGCGCTGTGTGTCTGCAGAGACTACCCGTGGTCTCTCAAGATCCGAATCCCATCGAACAGAAATTTCTAGATCTCATGCAACAG ATGGAACTGGAGCGGAGCTGCCTCTCTGACCACGAGCTGCGACTGCTGGAGGATGCCGAGCGCATGAGCCGCAAGCAGGAGGAAGACTACGACTCGGACGACGAGGACCTCGTCAACCAGGAGATTGTCACGGCGCAGGACGACGAGGATGCCTGGGAGCAGAAGCTGAAACGCTTCCAGCCCGCAGGAAGGGCCAATGGTGCGTCTCCTCACATCTTTAATAATCACACACCAACAG GGGCGGCCGGTGAGGACCCCAGCTCACTGGATCGTTGCCTGAGCGACAGCCTGGTGCTGCTGGTCCAGCAGGAGGTGGGCAAGGAGAAAGTGTGGCTACTGCCCCAGCTGCAGTGGACCGCAGGGGAGACGCTACGACAGACCGCAGAGAGGGCCTTAGCCAGCCTGCCAG GTACTGATTTAAAGGCAAGGTTCCTGGGCAACAGTCCATGCGGGGTATACAAGTTTAAATTCCCCAAAGGCGTTCAAACAGAGAGCTGCGTCGGAGCCAAAGTCTTTTTCTTCAAAGCCCTGCTTTCAAGTGGCACCAATCCCACATCTGAGAAGGGTGCCTTTGTGTGGGTGAAAAAGAGCGAACTGAAGGGGTATCTAAAGCCAGACTACCTGAGACAAGCAGACCGCTTCATCCTGGGCCTGTGA